The following nucleotide sequence is from Kiritimatiella glycovorans.
TCGGCAACTCTCTTCCGGCATACGCCCATCCACCCTGAACACAAGGCGCGCGGAATCGTCCTGAAGCATCTGATGCGGGATGGGCCGCTGGGCGCCGCTCTCAGGATCGATCTCGTACAGGGTGGCGCCATTCATGCGAGGGACCATCGAGGCGTGCAGTTCCGTTTCGACGACATAGTCCTGCCTCGGGTTCTTTCCGCTGTGCACTTCGATTCCGAAGCGACGGGAGCATCCTTCCGCGGCCCACGTCGCCGAAGCAAACGGCGCGGCTGCCGTCTTGTAGACGGGCTCGGTATTGCGGACGCCGGGTTCTTCAATCTCCAGTCCGGCATCCCGGGGTGACGGAAGCGGTTCGCCCGATGCCAGCCCGTCGAGCGCGCGGGCAAAGCGCGCCACGAGGTCGTCGCAGGTCTCGAGCAGGCCGTCGAAGTGACCCAGCGGACGGCTGAGGGCGTATGGTTTGTTTTCGCGATGCCACAACGCGATGTACTCATCCTTCAGGGCCTGATGCCGGTCACGCAGGGCCTTGACCTGATCACCCGCCGCGGCCACGAGATTCTGCGTCCGGTCACGCGGTACTCCCGGACGCGACGCCCGGCGATAAGCGTCGAGGGCATCCAGGAAGCCCAGATCGCGATCGGCGATCAGCTGCATCCGTTTCGCTTCGTAGATAAAATAATCCAGCAGATCCGCGTTGCGCCTCGCATCGGATTGAGCCTGACGAAGATGATCGAGGGCCGGTTCGATCAGTCGTTTCAGGGCCCGGGCCTGACGGAGGGTGACCTCTTCACTCACCGTGCACTTCGTCGGCGCCAGATTCCAGAATCGCTTCTGATTCATGCCCTCCATGCCGGCAAGGGCGTGGGTCTGCGCGAGGAGTTCGATCGCCTGCCCGAAGTGGTCGCCCGGTTCGCCAAAGAGCACACCGCCGGCGCGGCGATTGAAGGCGTCGAGCGGCGTAGTGGACGCGTTCCATGCACACTCTGCGCCCCAGAGGAGTCCGTGCCAGGTGACGGCGTTGAAGTTATCGCCCGTGTCGTCCCACGACGTATTGAGCATGCCCATCGCACCGTGTTCCACCCCGTCGCGCACGAAATTGCGGATATTGGTCGTCGCCACGCTGAGATCGGGGATCAGGCGCCGCCAGCCGCTCACACCGGGGCAGACGAAGAAATCGTAGCCCGACTCCGCGAAGGGGATGATCTGCTTATCGTAATTCGGCCACGCGCTATATGCCCAGGTCAGCATCACCGTGTCCTGAGGGATCTTGTCGAGTTGCTCGGGGTGTTTAAGGATGATGTCGCCCCACATCATCATCCGCTTTCCGTATTCCCCGCTGACCAGTTCGTGCACGCGGTTCATGTGGCGCGCGTAGACGGCGCCCGTGCCAAGCTTCTCCACCATGGCCTGAGCCGGGCCTTCTCCGAGGCCGCCGACCTCATCGCAGCAGACATTGAACAGCTCACAGTCCAGGTGCGGGATCTGATCGCCGAACAGGTCGTCGAGGAAGGTGTAGGTCTCCTCCTTCGCGGGCGTCAGTACGCGGTGGTTTTCGGCGAGATGGGCATACGCTTCGGACTGCACGATATGGCCCATGTGGCCGAACGCCTGCTGACAGCCCAGGATCTCGACCCCGCGTTCGGCGGCGTAGTCGACGAGGTGCGTCAACTCTTCGGGGGTGAACGAACCGTCTTCGGGGCCGATGTTCGGATGGCTCGGATAGGCGTACTGGTATTCGAGATAATAGGTAAAAAAGTTCTGTTTCGTAAGCTCCGCGAGATCGACCTCGCGTGTGAGGGTGTCCAGCTTTGGACTGGGACCGCGGGTGATGTCGTCCTGGAATCCGCGCCACTTTAGCGCCGGATAGTCGCGGATGCTCAGGGTGGGGATCCGGGTCCCACGGCGGTTCGCGTAGAGTAGCTGGCGCAACGTCTGGACCCCGTGACGCAATCCCGCCATGCCGCGGCCTCGCACAACCGCCCCGGACGGCGTGACCTCCAGCGCATACGCCTCGTCACCGCCCTGTGACGGAAGCTCGAGCGCGAGATCCGCTCCCGCCTCGCCGACCACCAGAGTATAGGCCGGCATGGCGCCGTCGGTTTTCAGCGCAGGCCGCATCTCAAGTTCGCGCTCGAACTCCCGCACCAGGGATCGTCCCGCCCGCAACGTCGCCTCCTCGCCTGCGACCAGAAACCGGCACGCCGCGAGATCGCAGAGCCCCCCGGTTTCCTTCACCTCTCGCGGGAACGGGATCAACCGAAGCGGCAAATCTTCAGCCCCCGCCACCAACGCGATCATACACAGCACCACGCCCAATTTCATTTCCAACTTCATACCCGTCCTCCCGCCAAGACCCACTACGGGCCAGTAAAACTCCATCATATGTGCAAACAAAACAGATTTGGTTGTGCTTCGCGACTAATCTATTGATATTATCGATCACGAGTACCGTTATTTCATTCAAGTAGGGAACACGACGCTTTCACAGCGCCTTTTCAGGCATCTCGCAGATCCCTGCGAAAGGAACGGGGCATGGACGTATCATCGAACCTCTGGGCGACGCTGGCGGAGGAGGGTTGCCGCGTATCGCTTCCGATCAATGAGTTCGAGGGATACGGGATCGACTCCGGACTGGTCGTACCGCAGAATCTGCTGCTGTTCGTGCGGACGCCGCGTCTGAGACCGGCGGATCGCAAGGCGGTGGCTCATCACCGCTTTGTCCTGATGATCGTGCTCAAGACCCCGGCGACGGTGATGGTTAACGAGCACAGCCTGTATCTGCCGGAAGGCGGGGCGTTGCTGATTCATCCGCATCAGCCGCACTACTATCTCATTCCGAGAGATCCTCTCGCATGGATGTTCATTACTTTTGATCTGCCGCAACCCGCGTATGGCCCGCTGCGCAACCGTCCGGTGGCCCTGGGCGAGGCCGAAGCGATACAGATTCGAACGCTCTTCGATCTCTACGCGCGGCGTGGTGTGGGCTCCTGCGCGCTGTGCACGGCGGCACTGCTGCGGCAGATGGAGTTCAAGACGCGGGGCGGACCGCCGCCGGTGCGCGACGATAACGATCCGCGAACGCGGATCTGTCAGAAGATCAATTCGTATATTTACGATCATCTTGACGAACCGTTCTCCATCGATGATCTGGCCCGCGACCTGGGCTATTCGCCGAGTCACCTGCGTCTCGTCTTCCGCGAGTCAATACATCTGCCGCTCGGCACCTTTATCCGGCAGACCCGCATCCATCACGCTCAGGCCCTGTTGCGGGAAAGTGCTCTTTCGATCAAAGAAATCGGCTTCGCCTGCGGCTTCAGCTCCCCGTCCGCCTTCTGCCGCAGCTTTCAGCGTGAGGTCGGTGTAAGCCCCCGGGCGTTCAGACAGCGTCAGCGAAAGTAGCCCCGGGCTCCAGGAAAGATCCCGATGACCGCATGGAGGGTCGGCTTACACGCCGACCCCAAAAGAGGACGGGGTGGAACCCGTCTCTCCAACGCCCTGATCTTGAATCGGCCCGATCGATCGGGCACGATCCTGTTCCTAATGAAAGGAGCGTCGTCATGGGATGTACACGGACGGATTTTCTTCGATCTCTCTGCGCGGGAACCCTTGGAGCTGCCGCCGGTCCGGCCCTTGCCCAATCGAGCCCGGATGCGCCGAACATCATTCTCTTCCTGATGGACGATCAGGCGTGGGCGGGGACCTCGCTGGTGATGGACCGCTACCGGCCGGAGTCGAACAGCGATTTTTTCCGCACGCCGAACCTGGAGTCGCTGGGGCGTCAGGGCATGACCTTCAGCTTTGCTTACGCCGCCGCGCCGATGTGCGGTCCGAGCCGGGCATCGATTCAATACGGCCAGTCGCCGGCTAAACTCCTGCACACCGGCAACACCGACGCCGGCCGCTGCCGGGGAGGAACGGGTCTGGCCCAGGCCCTGAAGGCGGCGCGTCCGGAGTACCGCGCCGCGCATTTCGGCAAGTGGCATGTCTTTGAAGAACCGGGTGCTCTGGGCTACGACGAGCACGACGGCCGCACCGGCAACGAATCGCAGACGGGGCCTGAGGACGATCCGAAACGGGTGCGTGAAATCACGAATAAGGCCGTCGACTTTATGAATCGCCAGGTGGAGGCGGGTCATCCCTTTTTCCTGCAGGTCTCCCAATACGCCGTCCATACGCCCATCCGCGCGCGAAAAGACCTTGCGGAGAAATGGGAGGCGAGGCCGGGAGGCACCTGTCACGACGGAGCGACTTATGCGGCCCTGACCGAGGAAGCCGACCTGTCGCTGGGCGCCATCCTGACCCGCGTCCGCGAGCTGGGGATCGAAGACAGCACGTACATCATCTACACCTCCGACAACGGCGGGTCGGTACTGCAACCCGATCACGAAGGCGTGCCGGAAGAGATCAACCGCCCCCTGAGCGGGGGCAAACTCTACCTCTCCGAGGGCGGTCTGCGCGTACCGCTGGTGATCAAAGGGCCGGGGATCGTGCCGCGCGGATACACGTACATGCCCGCCGTAGGCCACGACCTCTACCCCACGGTGCTCGACATGGCGGGCGTTTCATCCGTCCCGCCGGAGGTCGAGGGTGGAAGCCTGCTTCCGGTCTGCACGACCCCGGGCGAGGTCCCGGTGAATCGGCCGCGGGAGGGCCTCGTCTGGCACTTCCCGAACCCGCATGTCAATTACAAGAAGTGGCGCGCGGAATCGTCGGTTCTGTGGGAGGACTGGAAACTGATTAAAATCTGGGACACCGGCGAGCGACGGCTCTTCAATCTCGTCACCGACCCCTACGAGGAATACAACCTCGCCGCCCAGTTCCCCTCGCGCGCCGACGAGCTGGAACAGAAACTCTCCGCGTATCTTAAATCCGTAGACGCCGCCCCGCCCGCGCCGGATCCTTCGCTGCGACGGAGGGCGATCGAGTTCTGGAACGAGGCGATGCTGAAGCGGCACGGGGGATGAGGGGGAGGCCCTGTCTGCCGGACCGAAGACCCGTCCCGCACGGTGCGGCGCGGTCGATTACGCTCCGCGGATGAACGCGGAGCAGAGGAGAGAGGCGTAACCGCTTGGTGTTCCCCTGCACGGCTGTTAGTCTGCCGCTTCACCTTGAGCCGGAGCGGGGCATGGTCGCGAAAAGGTCGAAACGGCTTCCGGACGCGCGCGGCCCTCTCGCCGCGGCGCTGCTGGCGCTGATCCTGCTGCTCCCGGGCACGTTCTCCTTTCCGCTGATCGACCGCGACGAACCGCGGTTTGCGCATGCCACGCAGGAGATGCTGCAGCGCGGCACGCTTACCGTCCCGTACTTCAACGGGGAATACCGGTTCGACAAGCCGCCGCTGGCGTATTGGGCGATGATGCCCCTCTACCGGGCCTTCGGGATGCACGAGGGCACCGCGCGCCTCCCCACCGTCCTCGCCGCCGCGGCCACCGCCGCCGCAATCTTCGCCTTCGGCCGCCGCCTGTTCTCAGTAAAAGCGGGTGTGTGGGCCGCGCTCGGATGGATGACCTGCCTTCAGACCCAGATCCACGGACGCATCTGCACGGCCGACATGGGGGTGATCCTCACCGTCGTGCTCGCGCATCGCGCGTTTTATGAACTGATGTTCGGCGAGCGCCAACGACGCTGGGGATTCTG
It contains:
- a CDS encoding glycoside hydrolase family 20 zincin-like fold domain-containing protein, whose protein sequence is MKLEMKLGVVLCMIALVAGAEDLPLRLIPFPREVKETGGLCDLAACRFLVAGEEATLRAGRSLVREFERELEMRPALKTDGAMPAYTLVVGEAGADLALELPSQGGDEAYALEVTPSGAVVRGRGMAGLRHGVQTLRQLLYANRRGTRIPTLSIRDYPALKWRGFQDDITRGPSPKLDTLTREVDLAELTKQNFFTYYLEYQYAYPSHPNIGPEDGSFTPEELTHLVDYAAERGVEILGCQQAFGHMGHIVQSEAYAHLAENHRVLTPAKEETYTFLDDLFGDQIPHLDCELFNVCCDEVGGLGEGPAQAMVEKLGTGAVYARHMNRVHELVSGEYGKRMMMWGDIILKHPEQLDKIPQDTVMLTWAYSAWPNYDKQIIPFAESGYDFFVCPGVSGWRRLIPDLSVATTNIRNFVRDGVEHGAMGMLNTSWDDTGDNFNAVTWHGLLWGAECAWNASTTPLDAFNRRAGGVLFGEPGDHFGQAIELLAQTHALAGMEGMNQKRFWNLAPTKCTVSEEVTLRQARALKRLIEPALDHLRQAQSDARRNADLLDYFIYEAKRMQLIADRDLGFLDALDAYRRASRPGVPRDRTQNLVAAAGDQVKALRDRHQALKDEYIALWHRENKPYALSRPLGHFDGLLETCDDLVARFARALDGLASGEPLPSPRDAGLEIEEPGVRNTEPVYKTAAAPFASATWAAEGCSRRFGIEVHSGKNPRQDYVVETELHASMVPRMNGATLYEIDPESGAQRPIPHQMLQDDSARLVFRVDGRMPEESCRSYYLYCGEEAMVPVSAPGAVLCSEITKDRVWIENDLIRILIGAEGAHIYRWEVRELDHLDLTHPGESAWSGFADLGRQLRVEPYDLELVADGPLLVRVRATTESGAVKIIDAFAGVPWVRVSMIPATGWYWNYDLVDNFAADRATPGRYLFSDGKTGPVGRAADAIRAQIKSAGVRWSAKTRDDGLLLALITPGQSVEHTVGPGAGSGGVGVQIGNSRVSHVINVGGMADRAPQAWLDDLERTWSLEAEPEIVVYRDERINTTETP
- a CDS encoding helix-turn-helix transcriptional regulator; translation: MDVSSNLWATLAEEGCRVSLPINEFEGYGIDSGLVVPQNLLLFVRTPRLRPADRKAVAHHRFVLMIVLKTPATVMVNEHSLYLPEGGALLIHPHQPHYYLIPRDPLAWMFITFDLPQPAYGPLRNRPVALGEAEAIQIRTLFDLYARRGVGSCALCTAALLRQMEFKTRGGPPPVRDDNDPRTRICQKINSYIYDHLDEPFSIDDLARDLGYSPSHLRLVFRESIHLPLGTFIRQTRIHHAQALLRESALSIKEIGFACGFSSPSAFCRSFQREVGVSPRAFRQRQRK
- a CDS encoding sulfatase-like hydrolase/transferase; its protein translation is MGCTRTDFLRSLCAGTLGAAAGPALAQSSPDAPNIILFLMDDQAWAGTSLVMDRYRPESNSDFFRTPNLESLGRQGMTFSFAYAAAPMCGPSRASIQYGQSPAKLLHTGNTDAGRCRGGTGLAQALKAARPEYRAAHFGKWHVFEEPGALGYDEHDGRTGNESQTGPEDDPKRVREITNKAVDFMNRQVEAGHPFFLQVSQYAVHTPIRARKDLAEKWEARPGGTCHDGATYAALTEEADLSLGAILTRVRELGIEDSTYIIYTSDNGGSVLQPDHEGVPEEINRPLSGGKLYLSEGGLRVPLVIKGPGIVPRGYTYMPAVGHDLYPTVLDMAGVSSVPPEVEGGSLLPVCTTPGEVPVNRPREGLVWHFPNPHVNYKKWRAESSVLWEDWKLIKIWDTGERRLFNLVTDPYEEYNLAAQFPSRADELEQKLSAYLKSVDAAPPAPDPSLRRRAIEFWNEAMLKRHGG